CCTCACGAGGTCCTCGTCCGTCGGCACGTGCTGCACGGCCAGAGGCTCCGAGATGAGCTCGACGCCCATCTCCTCGAGGATCGCGTTCACGTGCTTCACGCCCTCACCGCTCCATCCGAACGAGCCGAACGCCGCGCCTATAAGATTCTTCGGTCTCAGTCCGCGGATGTACGTGAGAGCGTCGGCCATCGTCGGGAACATCTGGTTGTTCATCGTCGAGACGCCTGCCAGAAGAGCGCCGGCCTCGAGGCTCTCCGTCGCGACCTCGCTCCGGTCGCTCGACTCGAGCGGAAGCAGCTTCGCGCTCCCGCCGCCCGCGGCGATGCCGTCCGCCAGCGCGCGGGCCATCTTCGCCGTGCTCTTCCACATGGTGTCGTACATGACGACGGCCCTGCGGGTCGGCCGCTGCTCGCACCAGCGCTCGTAGAGGGAGAACACGTCACCGAAGTGCTCGCGCCAGACCGGCCCGTGGTCCGGGGCCACGATGTCGGGTTCGATGCCGGCCTCCTTCACCTTCTTCAGAAGCGCAGCGATCTGCGGAGCGAACGGCATCAGGATGTTCGCGAAGTACTTCTCCGTCTCGTATTTCAACGTCGGCCAGTCGAGCTCGTCGTCGAAGCGCTCCGTCGAGGCCAGGTGCATGCCGAAGCCGTCCTGTGAGAACAGGAGCTTCCTGTCCTTCAGATACGAGAACATGCTGTCGGGCCAGTGGACCATCCGCGTCTCGAGGAACTGGAGTTCCATGCTTCCGAGATCGGCCGTGCCGCCGTTCTCGACCGCCTCGACCTCGACCGCCCCGTGAAAGTGCCCGGCGAGCGCCTTCTCCCCCATCTTCGACGCGTAGATGACGTCGGGCCGGATGAGCTCGACGGTCGACGGAAGAAGCCCTGAGTGGTCCATCTCGGAGTGGTTCGAGACAATGATCTCGATCTTCTTGGGATCGACGACCGAGCGAAGGCGAGAGAGGAACTCATCCCGGAACGGGGCCTTCACCGTGTCGATCAGCGTGGGCCGCTCGGCCATGACCACGTACGCATTGTACGTCGTGCCGCGGCCGGTCGAATACCCGTGGAACTCCCGGATCGCCCAGTCGATGGCGCCGACCCAGTAGACGTCCTTCGCGATGGGTATCGCCTCGAACGGGTGCTTCACTACTCCTCCTCAGCGGGCGGCGTGAAGACGCGGGAGCCGAGCTCCTTGTCCAGCATGTAGATTCCGTTGCCCTTGTCGCCGACCCTCTTGACCTTCGACAGAATGCTCTCGGCGGTCGCCTCTTCCTCGACCTGCTCCGCGACGAACCACTGCAGGAAGTTGTCGGTCGCGTGGTCGGACTCGGCCCGCGCAAGGTCGACCAGTTTGTTGATGAGCGACGTGACAAGCTGCTCGTGCTTCAGCGTCTGCTCGAAGACGTCCTGGGGCGACTTCCAGTCCGTGTCGGGACCGTCGATCGGCTTGAGTCGCACGCGGCCGCCGCGCTCGTTGACGAAGTCGTAGATCTTGAGCGCGTGGGCCTGCTCCTCCTGGAACTGGATGCGCATCCAGTTCGCGAACCCGTCGAGC
This is a stretch of genomic DNA from Candidatus Effluviviaceae Genus V sp.. It encodes these proteins:
- a CDS encoding FprA family A-type flavoprotein, producing MKHPFEAIPIAKDVYWVGAIDWAIREFHGYSTGRGTTYNAYVVMAERPTLIDTVKAPFRDEFLSRLRSVVDPKKIEIIVSNHSEMDHSGLLPSTVELIRPDVIYASKMGEKALAGHFHGAVEVEAVENGGTADLGSMELQFLETRMVHWPDSMFSYLKDRKLLFSQDGFGMHLASTERFDDELDWPTLKYETEKYFANILMPFAPQIAALLKKVKEAGIEPDIVAPDHGPVWREHFGDVFSLYERWCEQRPTRRAVVMYDTMWKSTAKMARALADGIAAGGGSAKLLPLESSDRSEVATESLEAGALLAGVSTMNNQMFPTMADALTYIRGLRPKNLIGAAFGSFGWSGEGVKHVNAILEEMGVELISEPLAVQHVPTDEDLVR
- a CDS encoding ferritin, with translation MLKKKVEKALNEQLNAEMYSAYLYLSMASYFDDEGLDGFANWMRIQFQEEQAHALKIYDFVNERGGRVRLKPIDGPDTDWKSPQDVFEQTLKHEQLVTSLINKLVDLARAESDHATDNFLQWFVAEQVEEEATAESILSKVKRVGDKGNGIYMLDKELGSRVFTPPAEEE